A portion of the Cryptomeria japonica chromosome 5, Sugi_1.0, whole genome shotgun sequence genome contains these proteins:
- the LOC131074925 gene encoding pirin-like protein isoform X1 has translation MSDMTPFVTPRVVAKQVLSREQYEGEGAIVRRSIGRPELKSLDPFLLLDEFSVSAPAGFPDHPHRGFETVTYMLEGAFTHEDFVGHKGTIKAGDLQWMTAGRGIVHSEMPAGEGLQHGLQLWVNLAAKDKMIEPKYQELEGKDIPKVEKDGVKATVIAGEALGIESRVYTRTPTMYLDFKMEAQAVLHQPIPEGWNAFVYVLEGEASFGTPNSPPVGAHHTLVLSSGDGVSVWNNKPCRFVVIGGQPLNEPVVQHGPFVMNTRQEIVQTIQDYHLGRNGFERANVWHSQIA, from the exons atGAGTGACATGACTCCCTTTGTGACACCACGCGTTGTAGCAAAGCAGGTGCTGTCCAGAGAACAATATGAAGGAGAAGGAGCCATTGTCAGGCGCAGTATTGGCAG ACCAGAGTTGAAGTCTTTGGACCCCTTTTTGTTACTGGATGAATTCTCAG TAAGTGCTCCCGCTGGCTTTCCAGACCATCCTCACAGAG GTTTCGAGACAGTGACATACATGCTGGAG GGAGCCTTTACACATGAGGACTTTGTAGGACATAAGGGCACCATCAAGGCTGGCGATCTGCAG TGGATGACTGCAGGCCGGGGTATAGTCCACTCTGAAATGCCGGCTGGAGAAGGATTGCAACATGGTTTGCAGTTGTGGGTAAATCTGGCTGCCAAAGATAAGAT GATTGAGCCTAAATATCAAGAACTTGAGGGCAAAGACATACCCAAAGTTGAGAAAGATGGAGTGAAGGCGACTGTTATAGCAGGAGAAGCTTTGGGCATCGAATCTCGTGTCTATACAAGGACTCCTACAATGTATTTGGATTTCAAAATGGAGGCACAAGCGGTGCTTCACCAGCCAATTCCAGAGGGTTGGAATGCATTTGTGTATGTGTTAGAAGGTGAGGCTAGCTTCGGTACTCCGAATTCACCTCCTGTGGGAGCTCATCATACACTTGTATTGAGCAGTGGTGATGGGGTGAGTGTGTGGAATAACAAGCCCTGCAGATTCGTAGTAATTGGAGGGCAACCCCTAAATGAGCCAGTGGTACAACATGGACCCTTCGTGATGAACACCAGACAAGAGATAGTGCAAACAATTCAAGATTATCATTTGGGTAGAAATGGATTTGAGAGAGCCAATGTATGGCATTCCCAGATTGCTTAA
- the LOC131074925 gene encoding pirin-like protein isoform X2, protein MSDMTPFVTPRVVAKQVLSREQYEGEGAIVRRSIGRPELKSLDPFLLLDEFSGFETVTYMLEGAFTHEDFVGHKGTIKAGDLQWMTAGRGIVHSEMPAGEGLQHGLQLWVNLAAKDKMIEPKYQELEGKDIPKVEKDGVKATVIAGEALGIESRVYTRTPTMYLDFKMEAQAVLHQPIPEGWNAFVYVLEGEASFGTPNSPPVGAHHTLVLSSGDGVSVWNNKPCRFVVIGGQPLNEPVVQHGPFVMNTRQEIVQTIQDYHLGRNGFERANVWHSQIA, encoded by the exons atGAGTGACATGACTCCCTTTGTGACACCACGCGTTGTAGCAAAGCAGGTGCTGTCCAGAGAACAATATGAAGGAGAAGGAGCCATTGTCAGGCGCAGTATTGGCAG ACCAGAGTTGAAGTCTTTGGACCCCTTTTTGTTACTGGATGAATTCTCAG GTTTCGAGACAGTGACATACATGCTGGAG GGAGCCTTTACACATGAGGACTTTGTAGGACATAAGGGCACCATCAAGGCTGGCGATCTGCAG TGGATGACTGCAGGCCGGGGTATAGTCCACTCTGAAATGCCGGCTGGAGAAGGATTGCAACATGGTTTGCAGTTGTGGGTAAATCTGGCTGCCAAAGATAAGAT GATTGAGCCTAAATATCAAGAACTTGAGGGCAAAGACATACCCAAAGTTGAGAAAGATGGAGTGAAGGCGACTGTTATAGCAGGAGAAGCTTTGGGCATCGAATCTCGTGTCTATACAAGGACTCCTACAATGTATTTGGATTTCAAAATGGAGGCACAAGCGGTGCTTCACCAGCCAATTCCAGAGGGTTGGAATGCATTTGTGTATGTGTTAGAAGGTGAGGCTAGCTTCGGTACTCCGAATTCACCTCCTGTGGGAGCTCATCATACACTTGTATTGAGCAGTGGTGATGGGGTGAGTGTGTGGAATAACAAGCCCTGCAGATTCGTAGTAATTGGAGGGCAACCCCTAAATGAGCCAGTGGTACAACATGGACCCTTCGTGATGAACACCAGACAAGAGATAGTGCAAACAATTCAAGATTATCATTTGGGTAGAAATGGATTTGAGAGAGCCAATGTATGGCATTCCCAGATTGCTTAA